The genome window CTGCGGGAGAGCGCGACCTCGCTGCGCATCGCGTCCGGGTGGATGCCGCCGCGCGCGGACGTGGCGGGCGCCGTCGCCGGGTCCATCTTCCGCCGCGTCGCGGAGCCGCCCGCGGAGCTCGGCGGCGCGCTCCTCGAGGCGCTGGGCTCGCGCGACGCGCTCCTGGGTCGCCGCATCCACGTCACCGGCGCGGACGCGCTCACGGGCACGGCGATGGGCATCACCCCCGCCGGCGCGCTCCTCGTCCGCACGCCATCAGGCGCGCTGAAGACGGTCCGGTCGGGCACCGTTCGATTGGCGGAAACAGCGGCGGCGCCGGAGTGATCCTCCGGCGCCGCCGTGTTCCCTCTCCCCGAATCTCCCGGAATCTCCGAATTTCCCGGAATCCGTGAATCCCCCCGCGGACGTCATCCTGAGGCCGACCACGCTGCAACCCCGTTTCTGCACAACTGTTTGCAGGCCGAAGGATCTATAGCCTGTTTCGCACGCCAGCCAGGATTTCTCACGAATTTTCTTTCGCGTCCGCCATCATCATGCGATCAGGGCGAACACTCGACGCGACTCACCGGCTGACGTGCGAGACGATTATAGATCCTTCGGCCTGCAACCGCTTGCGTGAAGAAAGCTTGCGGTGTGGCCGGCCTCAGGATGACGTCGGCCGGTGAACGCCAGCCTCTCGGCGGATTCGGCTCACTCGCCCGCGAGGAGCGGCCAGGGCTGGTGTTGTTGCGCGAGGCCCAGTCCAGGAACCAGCGCGTGTAGACCCGGACCTGCGCGCCGCCGCCGTACACCTCCACCCGCGCCACGTCCTCGGGCCGGTAGGTGGAGAGCACGTCCAGCCCCACGCCCCACCGCACCTCGTCCACGTAGACGACCGGCACCGCCGCCCGGCCGCGCACGATCACGCAGTCGTTGCGGGTGAGCCCGCCGCCGGATCCGCTGCACGGCAGGCGGTGCAGCCCCGCGCGCACCTCCAGGAAATCGCGCATGTCGCTGGACGCCGAGGCGGCCAGGTCGCGCTCGGTCAGCAGCCGCACGCTGCTTCCGTAGGAGCGCCGGCGCGACTCGAAGCGGCTGACCGTGGCGTTGATTGCGGCAAGGCGCACCGGGTCGCGCTTCAGCGGCAGCGCCACGCCGCTCGCGCCGCCCGCGGCCACCGCGACCGTCGCCGCCGAGGTGCCGTACCCCATCGCCGAGCCCCACACCACGCGGTCGCCCACGGGAACGCGGAAGAGGGTGAAGCGCCCCTGCGCGTCCGACATCACCTCGTGGTCGTCGTCGCCCACGCGGACCAGCGCGCCGGCGACCGGCTGTCCGCTGTCCGCGTCGGTGACCTGTCCGCTGACGGTGACACGCTGGGCGGCCAGCGGCGCGGCGGCGAGCGCCACGACCGCGACGGCGGCCGCGCAAGCGATTCTGTGCCAGGGAGATGCGTTCATGGCCGGGGTCGGTGCGGGGTTGGCCTGCGCGATCGGGTGGCTGGATGAACCTGCACGGCGCGTTCCGGTTGCGCGGCGCTCCGCGGAGGATACGTTTCGGCGCCGCACCTGGGTTCACGACTTCGAGCAGACGAATGAGCTTCCGCATCTCGGGCGACGTGCGCGTCCCCGGCGACAAGTCGGTCACGCACCGCGCGCTGATGTTCGCCGCCGCGGCCCAGGGCGAGAGCCGGCTGAGCGGCCTTCTCCCCGGCGAGGACTGCCGGAGCACCGCCGCGGTCCTCCGCGCGCTCGGCTGCGACGTTCCCCCGCCGCCCGCGGACGGGAGCGAGATCGTGGTGCGCGGGCGCGGCATCGACGCCTGGCGCGCGCCCGCGGAGCCGCTGGACTGCGGCAACAGCGGAACGACGTCGCGGCTGATGATGGGCCTCCTCGCGTCGCGCCCTTTCGCCAGCGTGGTGACGGGCGACGCGTCGCTCCGCGGCCGGCCGATGCGGCGCATCACCGAGCCGCTGGCGAGCATGGGCGCGCGCTTCCGCGAGCTGGACGCCCCCGACCGCCTGCCCATCGAGGTCACCGGCGGCGGGCTGCACGGCATCGACTACGTCTCTCCCAAGGCCAGCGCGCAGATCAAGTCGGCGGTGCTGCTGGCCGGCCTGGGCGCGCGCGTCCCCGTCTCCGTCACCGAGCCGGCGCTCTCGCGCGACCACACCGAGCGGATGCTCTCCGCGCTCGGGGCCCCGGTGCGCACGGAGACCTCGGCGGACGGCGTCCGCGCGGTGCTGGGCGCGTGGGGCGAGCCGCTGCCGCCGCTGGATCTCCGCGTCCCCGGCGACCCGTCGTCCGCCGCTTTCCTCGCGGCGCTGGCGCTGCTGGCGGACGCGGGCGAGCTGCGCATCCGCGGCGTTTTGGCCAACCCCACGCGCACCGGCTTCTTCTCCCTCGCGCGATTGATGATGGGGCTGCTGCACTGGGAGCGCGGCCGTGCGGTGGGCGGCGAGCCCGTGTCCGACCTGGTGGTGCGCCCCTCGCGATTGAAGGCGGTGCAGATCGGCGGCGACGACATCCCCGCCGCCATCGACGAGATCCCCGTGCTGGCCATCCTCGCGGCGCGGGCCGAGGGCGAGACGCGCATCACCGGCGCGGGCGAGCTGCGGGTGAAGGAGAGCGACCGCATCGCCGCCGTCGTGGCCGCGCTCCGCGCCATCGGCGCCGAGGCGGAGGAGCTGGAAGACGGCCTGGTGATCCGCGGCGGCGACCATCCGCTGCGGGGACGCGTCACCACGCACGGCGACCACCGCATCGCCATGGCCTTCGGCGTGCTCGCCGCGCTCCCGGGGAACGAGATCGAGATCGACGACCGCCAGTGCGCCGCGGTGAGCTTCCCCGGCTACTGGGAGCTGCTGGACTCGCTGGTGCGGGGGGGATGAGGATCGGAGGTGCGGCGGAGCCGGCGGTGCGCGTCCGAAGCCTCGCGCCGCCCTCTCCCCGCGCCTGAGAGCGCTCGCCCTCTCCCGTACCGGGCGAGGGGGTGGTGGCCACGCTGGTGAGCCCTGCAAAGTCTGGTGTGATGGTAATTTCGGGCGTGCCGGCTGCCGGAAAGCTACCTCTCCCGGTACGGGAGCGGTGGACGGCCTGAGCCGGCCGGAGAGGGCGCGATGCGGCCGGAGCGCCATTAAGCTTCGCCTCGGCGGTAAGCACACCGGATCCTCTCCCGGCTCCGATTTGGACCCAAACACGGAAGGCACTTCGTACGTGATTCGATCCACCGCATTGAACCGCATCTCCCTCGCGCTCGTGCTCGCCGCGGCGGCCGGGTGCATGCCGGCGCGTGTCGCCGCGCCGGTGCCGGCGGCGCAGGACCGGCTCGCCGCGCGGCTGCAGGCGAAGCTGGATTCGCTCCACTCCGCGGGCCACTTCCCCGGCGCCACCGTCGGCATCCAGCTCCCCGGCGGCCGCACCATCGCCTTGGCGGCCGGCGTCGCCGACAGCAGCGGCACGCCCATGCGCCCACGCGACCGGATGCTGGCGGGGAGCGTGGGGAAGACGTTCGTCGCCGCCGTCGCCCTGCAGCTCGTCGGGGAAGGAAAGCTCGGCCTCGACCAGCCCATCTCCACCTGGCTGGGCACGGAGCCGTGGTTCGGCCGCCTCCCCAACGCGCGGCAGATCACCGTGCGGATGCTGATGAACCACACCAGCGGCCTGGTGCGCTACGAGTTCAACGACACCTTCCTGCGCGACCTGAACGCGAATCCCGGCCGGCGCTGGACGCCCGCGGAGCGGATCGCCTACATCCTGGGCACGCAGGCGCCGTTCGAGGCGGGGCGGGGATGGGACTATTCGGACACCAACTACATCGTCCTCGGCGCCATCGTCGAGCGCATCACCGGCAGCACGCTGGAGCGCGAGATCCGCCGCCGCGTGCTGGACCCGCATCGCCTTGCCGACGTGCTGCCGTCGGACTCCGTCGTCCTCCCCGGCGTGGTGCAGGGGTACGCGGGCGCGGACAACCCCTTCGGCCACGAGCCGCGGATGATCCGCGACGGCCGCTTCATCGTGAACCCGCAGTTCGAGTGGGCCGGCGGCGGCTACGCGACCTCGGCGGCCGACCTGGCGCGCTGGGCGGCGCTGCTCTGGGGCGGCCGCGCGTTCGGCCGTCCGCTGCTGGCGCAGGTGGTCGACGGCGTGGCCGCGCCCGCGCTGGG of Longimicrobium sp. contains these proteins:
- a CDS encoding carboxypeptidase-like regulatory domain-containing protein, which encodes MNASPWHRIACAAAVAVVALAAAPLAAQRVTVSGQVTDADSGQPVAGALVRVGDDDHEVMSDAQGRFTLFRVPVGDRVVWGSAMGYGTSAATVAVAAGGASGVALPLKRDPVRLAAINATVSRFESRRRSYGSSVRLLTERDLAASASSDMRDFLEVRAGLHRLPCSGSGGGLTRNDCVIVRGRAAVPVVYVDEVRWGVGLDVLSTYRPEDVARVEVYGGGAQVRVYTRWFLDWASRNNTSPGRSSRASEPNPPRGWRSPADVILRPATPQAFFTQAVAGRRIYNRLARQPVSRVECSP
- the aroA gene encoding 3-phosphoshikimate 1-carboxyvinyltransferase, giving the protein MSFRISGDVRVPGDKSVTHRALMFAAAAQGESRLSGLLPGEDCRSTAAVLRALGCDVPPPPADGSEIVVRGRGIDAWRAPAEPLDCGNSGTTSRLMMGLLASRPFASVVTGDASLRGRPMRRITEPLASMGARFRELDAPDRLPIEVTGGGLHGIDYVSPKASAQIKSAVLLAGLGARVPVSVTEPALSRDHTERMLSALGAPVRTETSADGVRAVLGAWGEPLPPLDLRVPGDPSSAAFLAALALLADAGELRIRGVLANPTRTGFFSLARLMMGLLHWERGRAVGGEPVSDLVVRPSRLKAVQIGGDDIPAAIDEIPVLAILAARAEGETRITGAGELRVKESDRIAAVVAALRAIGAEAEELEDGLVIRGGDHPLRGRVTTHGDHRIAMAFGVLAALPGNEIEIDDRQCAAVSFPGYWELLDSLVRGG
- a CDS encoding serine hydrolase domain-containing protein, coding for MNRISLALVLAAAAGCMPARVAAPVPAAQDRLAARLQAKLDSLHSAGHFPGATVGIQLPGGRTIALAAGVADSSGTPMRPRDRMLAGSVGKTFVAAVALQLVGEGKLGLDQPISTWLGTEPWFGRLPNARQITVRMLMNHTSGLVRYEFNDTFLRDLNANPGRRWTPAERIAYILGTQAPFEAGRGWDYSDTNYIVLGAIVERITGSTLEREIRRRVLDPHRLADVLPSDSVVLPGVVQGYAGADNPFGHEPRMIRDGRFIVNPQFEWAGGGYATSAADLARWAALLWGGRAFGRPLLAQVVDGVAAPALGNGVRYGLGVIVREGPLGPSWGHSGYFPGYLTDVRYYPRQGFAVALQVNTSARGAFTRPPGAMVEDLARIVSRELAAGGGAGNGEGGRR